The genomic window GACGGTGGCGGCCACCTCGGGCAGCGCGGCGGCGGCCACCAGGCCCAGGCCCCGGGGCACCGGCAGGAGTTGGCCCACCGGGACAGCGACCTTCTGGGCGTAGCCGCCGCCGGCCAGCAGCGCGCAGACCTCGTCGCCGACCGCCCAGCCGGAGACCCCGGGGCCGAGCGCCGCGATCTTGCCCGAGCACTCCAGGCCCGGATAGGGCGAGGCGCCGGGCGGCGGGTTGTAGCTGCCCTGGCGCTGGAGGGTGTCCGCGCGGTTGACGGCGGTGGCGGCGACCTCGACCAGGACCTCGCCCTCGCCGGGGACCGGGTCCTCCACCTCGGCCCAGACGAGCGCTTCGGGACCGCCGGGCTCGGGAATCGTGATTGCGTACATGCGTCCGACGCTACCCGGCCGCCCCGGCGCGCGGGCCTTCGCCACCCGCGCCGGGGCGGAGTTCCTCCTGCGGGCCCTGGGGCGGTCGCTACGGGAGCGGGGTGGGCGCCGCCAGGTAGGACTGGGTCCGGGTCACCCAGTAGCCGAAGTCGCCCGGCCCGCTCTGGTCGGTGCCCGAGGTCTCCGGCACCCCGTAGGTGCTGCTCCCGGTGCCCGCGCCGAACAGCACCGCCACCACCCCGGCCGTGGCCGCCTCCGGCAGGTGGGAGCCCCAGCTGACGGTGGATCCGTTCACCGACACCTTCGGGTCACCGCCCGGGTTGGCGCCGTAGAAGGCCAGGTCGTTGCCGCTGCTGGTGAAGGAGTCGCCGTAGAAGAAGGTCGAGGCCGAGTCCTCGTTCTCCTCCGCGGTGGTGTTGTCCAGGTCGGGGAAGCGGCCGGAGGCGTTGAAGTACGTGGGGCTGGGCGTGAGCGTGGAGTTGAGGTGGCCGACCGCGATCTGCCACAGCACCGCCGGCAGGCCCAGCGACTGACGGATCGTCTGGACGTAGAGCAGGTAGTTGCTCCAGTGCGCGGCGTTGAGGTAGCGCACGTCGGCGGCGGGGTTCGGGTCGTGCAGGATCCCGAAGTCCTGGCCCCACTGGTCGAAGGCGACGAAGTCCGCGCGGTAGCCGATGTCGGCGCTCTGCAGGAACGCGGCGACCTGGTCGCCGGTGGCGGTCACCGACTGGCGGCCGGCGCTCCAGCCCATCGTGTCGGTGTCCTTCAACGCGTCGCGCACGCCCCAGGTGTTGACCTGCCACCCGACGAAGGCCGACGGGTCGTACTTCTTGATGGTGTAGTCGATCGCCTCGACCAGGCCCTTGAGGTTGTCGCCGAAGGCCGGGTCCGAGCCGCCGGCCAGCACCCCGGCCGCGTAGGCGGCGCTGGTGGCGGCGGGCATCCGGCTCGCGTCCCCGCCGTACTGGGCGGCGTAGTTCTGCTGCAGGTAGCCGAGCATGTCCGGCTCGACCACCCAGCCCACCGGCTTGCCGGGCGCCGCGGCGTTCGCCGCGCTCGCCGCGTTCTTCAGCGCCTGGAAGTACGTGGTCAGCCAGCTGCTGCTCTGCATGTTGGTGTAGTCGACGCTGGTGCCGTCGATGTTGCCGTTCATCCCGTACTCGACCATGACCGGGGTCATGCCCAGCCGGGCGGAGTGCTGGACCATCGTGGTGGTGGTCGCCGCCCAGTTCGGGAAGTCGTTGCCGACCAGGTACTCGTAGCCGTAGTCCGGCAGCTTCCCGTGCGAGGCCAGGCCGTTGAAGAAGCTGTCGACGCTGCCGCCCGGCGTGTAGACGCTGCCGATCGCCAGGTAGGACGGGTGCCAGGAGGAGCCGACCGGCCCGCCGCCGCTCGGCGTACTGGCGGTGACCGGAGCGCTGGGCGCGGACTCGTGGCCGGCCGCGTCCAGCGCGGTGACCGTGTAGCTGTGGCTGCTGCCCGCGGCCAGGCCGGTGACGGTGGCCGCGGTGGTGCTGCTGGTCGCCACCACCGCCGAGCCCTCGTAGACCCGGTAGGAGACGGCGGCCGAGCCGGTGGCCGGCTCGCTCCAGGTCAGTGCGATGCTGGCGGGCGTGGTCGCCGAGACCGCGAGGCCGGTGGGGGTGGCCGGCGACTGGGCGGGGCCGCCGCCCGGTCCGGTCAGCGAGACGTCGTCGGCGTCGTAGGTGCCCTCGCCGTACCAGCCGTGCAGGTAGAGGGTGACCGAGGTGGTCGAGGCGTCGGTGGTGAAGCTGGTGGTCAGCTGCTGCCAGCCGTTGGTGCCCGGCGTCCAGGTCGAACTCTGGCCGTTCGCCCCGAGGTAGACGTAGGAGCCCTGGACGTAGGCGGAGAGCGTGTAGGTCGAGTCGGGCTGCACGGCGACGGTCTGGGTGCACTGGGCGTCGTCACTGGCACTGGCCGCACCGGCCAGGGCGTGACTGCCCGCGTGCACCGGCGAGCCGACCACGCTCGCGGTGCCCGGGTCACAGCTCCAGCCGGTCAGATCTCCGCTCTCGAAGCCGGAGTTGACGACCAGATTGGTGGCATCGGCCTGCGCCGGACTGCTCAGCGCGAGCGTGCCGCCCGCTAAGAGTGCTGCCGAACCAAGCATGGCGACAAGGGAGTTGGGCTTGCGCACGGAGTCCTCCGGTGGGGGGCGGCGGGGTGCTGCGAAGCGTACGGTCCCGACAATGGACTAGACCTATAAGGCAGTCAAGGGTTCCGGATCACTTCACCGGCCGCCCACCGCAGCCGCCCGCGCACGCGGTCGTCTCGCAATCTGACGGACAGTCAGATATGCCAGAATGCCGGAACCGACCCACTGTGAGGAAGAGCCGCCGTGCGCGACGAGACGATCAGCGATTTCCTGGGCCGACTGGCCGACCGGATCCCCGCACCCGGAGGCGGCGCGTCAGCCGCCCTGCAGGCCGCGCAGGCGGCGGCGCTGCTGGCCATGGTGGCCCGCTACAGCACCGGCGAGAAGTACGCGGCGCACGAGGCCGTGGTGGAGCGGATCATCCGGGAGAGCGACGCACTGCGCGAGCGCGCCCTCACCCTGGCCGAGCAGGACGCCGCCGCGTTCGGCGCGGTGACCGACGCCTACCGGCTGCCCAAGGACGACGAGGCCGCCAGGGCCGCCCGCTCGGCCGCCATCGGCCGGGCGCTGGTCGGCGCCGCCCGCCCGCCCGCCGAGGTGATCACCGCCGCGCTGGACGCCGTGGAGCTGGCCGAGACGCTGCTGCCGATCGGCAACCCCAATGTGATCACCGACATCGCCGCCGCCGCCGAGGCGGCCCGCGCCGCGGCCACCACCGCCCGGGTCAACGTGGAGGTCAACCTCGGCGGCATCCGCGAGGAGCGCACCCGCGAGGCGCTGCTGGCCGACACCGCCCGGGTGGACGAGATCGCCGCCCGCGCCGAGCAGGTCACCGCTGCGGTCCGGGCGGAGCTCGCCAAGTGAGCGCCACCGTTCTCTCCGGCACCGCACTGGCCGCCTCGATCCGGGCCGAGGCCGCCGCCCGCGCCGGGGAGCTGGCCGCCGCGGGGCGCCGGCCGCACCTCGCCGTGGTCACCGCCACCGACGACGGGTCGAGCGCCTGGTACGTGCGCTCGATCCAGCGCGCGGCGCTGAAGACCGGCCTGGAGTGCACCGTCCACGACCTGGGTGCGGACGCCGCACCGCAGGCGATCCGCGAGCGGTTGACCGGGCTCAGCGCCGATCCGCTGGTGCACGGCCTGATGCTGCAGACCCCGCTGCCGGCCGGCACCACCCTGGAGGAGCTGGCCTCGGCGATCGCCTTCGAGAAGGACGTCGACGGCGCCAACCCGCTCTCGCTGGGCCGCCTGGCCAGCGGTCTGCCGGCCTTCGCCCCGGCCACCGCCGAGGCCGTGGTCGCCCTGCTCGACCACTACAAGGTGCCGCTGAGCGGCCGTCAGGCCGTGGTGGTGGGCCGCTCCACCGTGGTCGGCAAGCCCGCCGCGCACCTGCTGCTGGACCGCGACGCCACGGTGACGGTCTGCCACTCGCGCACCGCCGACCTGGCCGCGGTGACCGGCACCGCCGAGGTACTGGTGGCCGCGGTGGGCCGGCCCGGACTGATCACGGCCGACCACGTGCGCCCCGGCGCGGTGGTGATCGACGTCGGGACCAACCCCACGCCCGAGGGCGGGCTGGTCGGCGACGTGGCCCCCGGGGCGGCCGAGCGGGCGGGCGCGCTGACCCCGGTGCCCGGCGGGGTGGGACCGGTGACCACCGCACTGCTGCTGCGGCACACGGTGCTGGCCGCCGACCGGGCCGGCTGAGAGCCGTCCCTCAGGACGCCGAGGCCGAGCGCGCGATGGTGATCACCCGGTCGGTGAGCTGGAGCGTGGCGGCCTCCGGGTCGGCGAAGTCGAGCACCCGCCGGCCGCGCACCACCGCGACCACCAGGTCCGGGCAGGCCCGCGGGCTCTGCCCGGCCTCGGCCCGGGTGACCGGGCGCTCGACCACGTCCAGGCCCCGGCCGTAGGTCAGCAGGTCCTCCATCACCGCGCCCGCGTTCGGGCTGAGCATCGACATGCCCAGCAGCCGCCCGGCCGAACTGGAGCTGGTCACCACGACGTCGGCCCCGCTCTGCCGCAGCAGCGGGGCGTTCTCGTCCTCCCGGACGGCGGCGACCACGGTGGCCGACTTGTTCAACTGGCGGGCCGTCAGGGTGACCAGCACCGCCGTGTCGTCGCGCTCGGTGGCCACCACCACCTGGGCGGCCCTCGGCACCTCGGCGCGCAGCAGCGTCTCCGTCCTGGTGGCGTCGCCCACCACGCCCACCAGGCCGTCCAGGGTGGCCTGTTCGATGACCCGGCGCTGCGGGTCCACCACCACGACCGCCTCCTTGGCCATCCCCTGGCCGAGCAGGGTCTGGACCGCGCTGCGCCCCTTGGTCCCGTAACCGACGATCACGGCGTGGTCGTGCACCTGGGACCTCCAGCGTCCGATCCGCCACTGCCGGCGGGTCCGTTCGGCCAGCACCTCCAGGGTGGTGCCGACCAAGATGATCAGGAAGACCACCCGCAGCGGGGTGATCACCAGGATGTTGGCCAGCCGCGCGCCGTCGCTGACCGGGGTGATGTCGCCGTAGCCGGTGGTGGAGAGGGTGACGGTCGCGTAGTAGGCGGCGTCCAGGAAGCTCAGCCTGGCGTGGGCGTTGTCGTGGTAGCCGTCCCGGTCCAGCCGGACGATCAACGCGGTGGCGAACAGCACCGCGAGCGCGATCGCGACCCGCAGCGCGACCTGCCGCAGCGGCGGCGCGCTGCCCCGGGCCGGCAGCTCGATCCGGCTGCCCGTCTCGCCGTCGGTGTCCTGGGCACGCCCGGCAGCGCGACGAGGCCCGCGCGGGCGCTGGTCACCGTTGGTCATCCGACCAGCATGCGGGGCCCGGCGGCGGGCGCCCGGGAGGCCGCGGGCGTGTGTCGTGCCGGTCAGCCCGGTACGCCCAGCAGCTCCACCCGCTCCCCCGCCGCCACCCCGCCCGGCGGGACGACCGCCAGCGCCTCGGCGAGCGCCAGCCCGCGCAGCATCGCCGGGCCGTCGAAGGCCAGCGGCACCGGACCGTCCTCGGTCAGGCGCACCGGCAGCAGCCGGGTGTCGCCGGGGTGCCCCGCCAGCCCCCGCACCGCCTTGACCCAGCGGCCCGGCTGCACCTCGCGCCCGCTGCCGGCGTGCAGCAGCGGCAGCGCCAGCGTGACGGTGCCCGCCACGGCGGCCAGCGGGTTGCCGGGCAGCCCGACCAGGTGGCGGACCCGCCCGTCCGGGCCGGCCGGCGGCAGCTCCGCGAGCAGCATCGGGTGCCCGGGCCGGACCGCGACGCCGTCCACCAGCAGCCGGGCGCCGGCCTCGGCCAGCGCCGTGTGCAGGAAGTCGGCCGGGCCCGCGGCCGTGCCGCCGGTGGTGATGATCAGCTCGGCCGGCGAGCGGCGCACCGCGTCCCGCAGCAGCGCGAAGTCGTCGCGCACCGCGCACTGGCCGATCAGCTCGGCGCCCGAGGCCCGCAGCCACGGCTGCAGCATCGGTCCGAGCGCGTCCCGGACCAGGCCGGGGCCCGGCAGACCGGCCGCCACCACCTCGTCGCCGAGCACCAGCAGCTCCACGGTCGGCGGGCGGCCCACCGTCAGCCGGTCGTAGCCGCAGGCGGCGGCCAGGCCGAGGACGGCCGCGGTGACCGGTGTCCCGGCGGGCAGCAGGTCCTCACCGCGCCGGCACTCCTGGGCCCGGGGCCGCACGTCCTGCCCGGGGGCCAGCGGGCCGGGGCCGGTGGGGTGCAGCGTCCCGGCGCCCCGGGTCGGGTGCGCCACCCGGCCGTGCTCCCGGCGCAGCACCGCGGTGGCGCCGGGCGGCAGTTGCGCGCCGGTGGCGATCTCGGTGGCCCAGCCGTCGGCCAGCGGCGGCGGGGTCCGGCCCGCCAGCACGCGCCCGGCCAGCCGCCACGGGCCGGGGCCGGCCACCGCCCAGCCGTCCATCGCCGAGGTGTCGAAGGCGGGCAGGTCGGTGAGCGCGGCGAGCGGCCCGGCCAGGGTGTGGCCGAGCGCCGCGGCGAGGTCCAGCTCCAGGACCGGCCGCGGCAGCCGGGCGGCGGCCCGCCGGGCGATCGCGCGGGCCTGCGGCCACGGGGCGACCGGGGTGGGGGTGGCCGTCCCGGCGGCGCCGATCGGCGGGGCGGAGGCGTTCACGGC from Kitasatospora sp. NBC_01250 includes these protein-coding regions:
- a CDS encoding carbohydrate binding domain-containing protein, with the translated sequence MLGSAALLAGGTLALSSPAQADATNLVVNSGFESGDLTGWSCDPGTASVVGSPVHAGSHALAGAASASDDAQCTQTVAVQPDSTYTLSAYVQGSYVYLGANGQSSTWTPGTNGWQQLTTSFTTDASTTSVTLYLHGWYGEGTYDADDVSLTGPGGGPAQSPATPTGLAVSATTPASIALTWSEPATGSAAVSYRVYEGSAVVATSSTTAATVTGLAAGSSHSYTVTALDAAGHESAPSAPVTASTPSGGGPVGSSWHPSYLAIGSVYTPGGSVDSFFNGLASHGKLPDYGYEYLVGNDFPNWAATTTTMVQHSARLGMTPVMVEYGMNGNIDGTSVDYTNMQSSSWLTTYFQALKNAASAANAAAPGKPVGWVVEPDMLGYLQQNYAAQYGGDASRMPAATSAAYAAGVLAGGSDPAFGDNLKGLVEAIDYTIKKYDPSAFVGWQVNTWGVRDALKDTDTMGWSAGRQSVTATGDQVAAFLQSADIGYRADFVAFDQWGQDFGILHDPNPAADVRYLNAAHWSNYLLYVQTIRQSLGLPAVLWQIAVGHLNSTLTPSPTYFNASGRFPDLDNTTAEENEDSASTFFYGDSFTSSGNDLAFYGANPGGDPKVSVNGSTVSWGSHLPEAATAGVVAVLFGAGTGSSTYGVPETSGTDQSGPGDFGYWVTRTQSYLAAPTPLP
- a CDS encoding bifunctional 5,10-methylenetetrahydrofolate dehydrogenase/5,10-methenyltetrahydrofolate cyclohydrolase, which encodes MSATVLSGTALAASIRAEAAARAGELAAAGRRPHLAVVTATDDGSSAWYVRSIQRAALKTGLECTVHDLGADAAPQAIRERLTGLSADPLVHGLMLQTPLPAGTTLEELASAIAFEKDVDGANPLSLGRLASGLPAFAPATAEAVVALLDHYKVPLSGRQAVVVGRSTVVGKPAAHLLLDRDATVTVCHSRTADLAAVTGTAEVLVAAVGRPGLITADHVRPGAVVIDVGTNPTPEGGLVGDVAPGAAERAGALTPVPGGVGPVTTALLLRHTVLAADRAG
- a CDS encoding potassium channel family protein; the encoded protein is MTNGDQRPRGPRRAAGRAQDTDGETGSRIELPARGSAPPLRQVALRVAIALAVLFATALIVRLDRDGYHDNAHARLSFLDAAYYATVTLSTTGYGDITPVSDGARLANILVITPLRVVFLIILVGTTLEVLAERTRRQWRIGRWRSQVHDHAVIVGYGTKGRSAVQTLLGQGMAKEAVVVVDPQRRVIEQATLDGLVGVVGDATRTETLLRAEVPRAAQVVVATERDDTAVLVTLTARQLNKSATVVAAVREDENAPLLRQSGADVVVTSSSSAGRLLGMSMLSPNAGAVMEDLLTYGRGLDVVERPVTRAEAGQSPRACPDLVVAVVRGRRVLDFADPEAATLQLTDRVITIARSASAS
- a CDS encoding molybdopterin molybdotransferase MoeA, which translates into the protein MNASAPPIGAAGTATPTPVAPWPQARAIARRAAARLPRPVLELDLAAALGHTLAGPLAALTDLPAFDTSAMDGWAVAGPGPWRLAGRVLAGRTPPPLADGWATEIATGAQLPPGATAVLRREHGRVAHPTRGAGTLHPTGPGPLAPGQDVRPRAQECRRGEDLLPAGTPVTAAVLGLAAACGYDRLTVGRPPTVELLVLGDEVVAAGLPGPGLVRDALGPMLQPWLRASGAELIGQCAVRDDFALLRDAVRRSPAELIITTGGTAAGPADFLHTALAEAGARLLVDGVAVRPGHPMLLAELPPAGPDGRVRHLVGLPGNPLAAVAGTVTLALPLLHAGSGREVQPGRWVKAVRGLAGHPGDTRLLPVRLTEDGPVPLAFDGPAMLRGLALAEALAVVPPGGVAAGERVELLGVPG
- a CDS encoding cyclodeaminase/cyclohydrolase family protein; its protein translation is MRDETISDFLGRLADRIPAPGGGASAALQAAQAAALLAMVARYSTGEKYAAHEAVVERIIRESDALRERALTLAEQDAAAFGAVTDAYRLPKDDEAARAARSAAIGRALVGAARPPAEVITAALDAVELAETLLPIGNPNVITDIAAAAEAARAAATTARVNVEVNLGGIREERTREALLADTARVDEIAARAEQVTAAVRAELAK